GGGTCTGGTCAGCCTGACCCAGGGCGCGGCCCGCTGCTTCGAAGGAGGCGCGGTGCTCCAGACCGTGGTCGAGATGGACAATGGCTTCCTGTTCCTGATGTCGATTTCGGACGGCTCGTCGTTCGCGGTGCTCGCCGCGCGTAGCTGCGACGTCGGGCAGGTCGGTTATGAGATGGCCCTGCTCGTTGACCGGGTGGGTGACGCCCTGACTCCGGCGCCGCGTACGGCTGTCGGGATGATGGGCTGATCGTCGCGCCGTCCGGTGGGGCAGGCGGGGCGCGAACATTGCATACGACGGGTAGCACCGGTGCGATCCGGTGCGGGGTACGAAGGAGGTGAGCGGCGACATGGCTGATCGTGACGAGCCAACCGGCGCGTTGGTCCGTCCATACGCCGTGACCCGAGGACGTACCCGTCCCCGCCTCGACATCGCCCTGGAGGCGCTCGTCGAGACAACGGTGCGCGGTCGGGCCGTTGCCACTGGCAACGGTGGTCAAGGCCGTGAGCACCAGTACATCGCCGCGCTGTGTGACGGACGCGTGCAGTCGCTCGCCGAGATTGCGGCGCGGATGCAACTTCCGCTCGGCGTGGCCCGGGTGCTCATCGCCGACATGGCGACGGACGGCCTGGTCGCGGTCCACGAGCCGACCATCCTGGACGACTCGGACGACGCGGTGGGCACTGAATTGCTGGAGAGGGTGCTGAGTGGACTTCGCAGGCTCTGACATGTCGCACCGCCCGCCGACCCCGAGCGGGCGCGTGACGTCGGCGAAGATCGTTATTGCCGGTGGATTCGGCGTCGGCAAGACGACTCTGGTCGGCTCGGTTTCTGAGATCACGCCGCTGACGACCGAGGCC
This DNA window, taken from Micromonospora sp. FIMYZ51, encodes the following:
- a CDS encoding roadblock/LC7 domain-containing protein, whose product is MTTTQDLGWLLANFADRVPGVAHAVAVSADGLLLASSRDLPRDRADQLAAIASGLVSLTQGAARCFEGGAVLQTVVEMDNGFLFLMSISDGSSFAVLAARSCDVGQVGYEMALLVDRVGDALTPAPRTAVGMMG
- a CDS encoding DUF742 domain-containing protein, which produces MADRDEPTGALVRPYAVTRGRTRPRLDIALEALVETTVRGRAVATGNGGQGREHQYIAALCDGRVQSLAEIAARMQLPLGVARVLIADMATDGLVAVHEPTILDDSDDAVGTELLERVLSGLRRL